In Streptomyces sp. NBC_00414, a single window of DNA contains:
- a CDS encoding flavin-dependent monooxygenase codes for MVDAGIVERVRELRPLIRENALRAERARRVPDEVVAALSGTGVLRMNVPARYGGYQSPLRAQVDAFAEIALECASTAWVTLGHAGVSYIAALFPDEAQDDFFTGPAGPDVRIGGTLVPGATAVPYDGGYRVDGASGFATGCHHADWHLLTAAVVPPDGQPQEGPPEMVWVAVPMSELEILDDWDATGLAGTGSNTVMARNIPVPAHRVLPVGPMLAGQTPSKANADDPFYRMPVLLLFCAWAASAALGMGRAAMTEFGERIHRRGITYTFYERQNEATVTHLQAAEAQMRISAAELVVVRMVDEIEAKARDGRSYTPLERARIRAESGYATRLCKEAVDLLASAAGASSLQRDVPVQRIVRDIQALCLHSFVNPATNLEIYGRVLSGVDPGTPFL; via the coding sequence ATGGTCGATGCCGGGATCGTCGAACGTGTACGGGAACTGCGGCCGCTGATCAGGGAGAACGCGCTGCGCGCCGAGCGCGCTCGGCGGGTGCCGGACGAGGTGGTCGCCGCGTTGAGCGGCACCGGTGTGCTCCGGATGAACGTCCCCGCGCGGTACGGCGGTTACCAGTCCCCGCTGCGCGCCCAGGTCGACGCCTTCGCCGAGATCGCCCTCGAATGCGCCTCCACGGCGTGGGTGACACTCGGTCACGCGGGAGTCTCGTACATCGCGGCGCTCTTTCCCGACGAGGCGCAGGACGACTTCTTCACCGGGCCGGCCGGTCCCGATGTCAGGATCGGCGGCACGCTCGTCCCCGGCGCCACGGCGGTGCCGTACGACGGGGGCTATCGGGTGGACGGTGCCTCGGGCTTCGCGACCGGCTGTCACCACGCGGACTGGCATCTGCTGACGGCCGCGGTCGTGCCGCCCGACGGACAGCCCCAGGAGGGGCCGCCGGAGATGGTGTGGGTCGCGGTGCCGATGTCCGAGCTGGAGATCCTCGACGACTGGGACGCCACAGGTCTCGCCGGTACTGGCAGCAACACGGTCATGGCCCGGAACATTCCCGTTCCCGCGCACCGGGTGCTGCCGGTCGGGCCGATGCTCGCCGGGCAGACCCCGTCGAAGGCCAACGCCGACGACCCCTTCTACCGCATGCCCGTGCTGCTGCTGTTCTGCGCCTGGGCGGCGTCGGCGGCGCTGGGCATGGGGCGGGCGGCGATGACGGAGTTCGGTGAGCGGATCCACCGGCGCGGCATCACGTACACCTTCTACGAGCGGCAGAACGAGGCCACCGTCACCCATCTCCAGGCAGCCGAGGCGCAGATGAGGATCTCCGCGGCCGAACTGGTGGTCGTGCGGATGGTCGACGAGATCGAGGCGAAGGCCCGTGACGGCCGCTCGTACACCCCGCTCGAACGCGCCAGGATCCGCGCCGAGAGCGGCTACGCCACCCGGCTCTGCAAGGAGGCCGTCGATCTGCTCGCCTCGGCCGCCGGCGCCTCCTCCCTCCAGCGGGACGTGCCCGTGCAGCGGATCGTCCGCGACATCCAGGCCCTGTGTCTGCACTCCTTCGTCAACCCCGCCACCAACCTGGAGATCTACGGCCGCGTACTCTCGGGCGTCGACCCGGGCACCCCCTTCCTGTGA
- the kdpF gene encoding K(+)-transporting ATPase subunit F, translated as MTAENVVGLIVAVALLGYLIVALVFPERF; from the coding sequence GTGACCGCCGAGAACGTAGTCGGCCTGATCGTGGCCGTCGCCCTGCTGGGCTATCTCATCGTCGCCCTTGTGTTCCCCGAGAGGTTCTGA
- a CDS encoding RNA polymerase sigma factor encodes MNDDEEAHSEGADGAEEAVAAAFREEWGQVVATLIRVTGDWDLAEECAQDAFAQALDRWRRDGVPRRPGAWLTTTARNRAMDVLRREAVGAAKLREVAMLERDGGSTGPHDPDSDDDSGVSDDRLRLIFTCCHPALTVEARVALTLRTLAGLTTPEIAHAFLVPEATMAQRLVRAKRKIRNAGIPYRVPPAHLLPERTTGVLGVVYLLFNEGYAASSGADLMRTDLCSEAVRLARVLARLMPDEPEALGLLALLLLHDARRGTRVDAAGDLVTLEDQDRTAWDRAEIEEGAALLETALRRGRPGPYQIQAAVAACHTTAATAQDTDWADIAGLYGELERRLPSAVVRLNRAVAVGMAESPEAGLALVADLEESGELADYHLLPATRADLLRRAGRLEEATAAYGQALELVANDAERRFLNKRLAECRSGPRPR; translated from the coding sequence ATGAACGACGACGAAGAGGCGCACAGTGAAGGGGCGGACGGTGCCGAGGAGGCCGTCGCCGCCGCCTTCCGCGAGGAATGGGGCCAGGTCGTCGCCACCCTGATCCGGGTGACCGGCGACTGGGACCTCGCCGAGGAGTGCGCGCAGGACGCCTTCGCCCAGGCCCTCGACCGGTGGCGGCGCGACGGAGTGCCGCGCCGCCCCGGCGCCTGGCTGACCACGACCGCGCGCAACCGTGCCATGGACGTCCTGCGCCGGGAGGCCGTGGGCGCGGCGAAACTGCGGGAGGTCGCGATGCTGGAACGGGACGGCGGATCCACCGGCCCGCACGACCCGGACTCCGACGACGACAGCGGGGTGTCGGACGACCGGCTGCGGCTGATCTTCACCTGCTGCCATCCCGCGCTGACCGTCGAGGCCCGGGTCGCCCTGACCCTGCGCACCCTCGCGGGGCTCACCACGCCCGAGATCGCCCACGCCTTCCTCGTCCCCGAGGCGACGATGGCGCAGCGCCTCGTCCGGGCCAAGCGCAAGATCCGTAACGCCGGGATCCCGTACCGGGTGCCGCCCGCGCATCTGCTCCCCGAACGCACGACGGGGGTACTGGGCGTGGTGTACCTGCTGTTCAACGAGGGGTACGCGGCGTCGTCCGGCGCCGACCTGATGCGTACGGACCTCTGCTCGGAGGCCGTCCGGCTGGCCCGGGTGCTGGCCCGCCTCATGCCCGACGAGCCCGAGGCGCTCGGCCTGCTCGCGCTTCTGCTGCTGCACGACGCCCGGCGCGGCACCCGCGTGGACGCGGCCGGGGACCTCGTCACGCTGGAGGACCAGGACCGCACGGCATGGGACCGGGCGGAGATCGAGGAGGGCGCCGCCCTGCTGGAGACCGCGCTGCGCCGGGGGCGGCCGGGCCCGTACCAGATCCAGGCGGCCGTCGCGGCCTGTCACACCACCGCGGCCACGGCACAGGACACGGACTGGGCCGACATCGCCGGACTGTACGGGGAACTGGAACGCCGGCTGCCGTCCGCCGTCGTACGCCTCAACCGCGCGGTGGCCGTAGGCATGGCCGAGAGCCCGGAAGCAGGACTGGCCCTCGTCGCGGACCTGGAGGAGAGCGGGGAGCTGGCGGACTATCACCTGCTCCCGGCCACCCGGGCGGACCTCCTGCGGCGCGCGGGACGCCTGGAGGAGGCCACTGCGGCGTACGGACAGGCGCTGGAACTGGTGGCGAACGACGCCGAGCGGCGCTTTCTGAACAAGCGGCTCGCGGAGTGTCGATCGGGCCCGCGGCCACGGTGA
- a CDS encoding cytochrome P450 family protein, translating into MDPAGGCPHADNARLLARGAVASVVLPGAVDGMAVLGHEALKEFLAHPQVAKNAQHFTALREGRIAAGWPLATFATVRGMTTADGDDHRRLRSLVSKAFTARRVEELRPRIEELTAGLLDDLERAARDGGGVADLRAHFALPLPMGVIGELLGVDAEFRDRLHHLSNQVVATDIGPERALAANRELVAVLGAVVEARTERPGDDLTSALITARDEDGDRLSHEELLGTLVLMSIAGHETTLNLITNAVRALCGHRDQLERVVRGGASWADVVEETLRWDAPVSYFPFRYPVDDLTVDGTVIPRGTPVLAGYSAAGRDPAAHGPDADLFDVTRPARPGAARQLSLGHGAHYCLGAPLARMESAIALERLFTRFPDLDLAVPEADLARHSSFVGNSVRALPVQVSPPTSPQV; encoded by the coding sequence ATGGACCCCGCCGGTGGTTGCCCGCACGCCGACAACGCGCGCCTTCTGGCGCGCGGTGCCGTGGCCTCCGTCGTCCTGCCCGGTGCGGTGGACGGCATGGCGGTACTGGGACACGAGGCACTGAAGGAGTTCCTCGCACACCCCCAAGTCGCCAAGAACGCCCAGCACTTCACCGCACTGAGGGAAGGGCGCATCGCCGCCGGCTGGCCCCTCGCGACCTTCGCGACGGTACGGGGCATGACCACCGCGGACGGCGACGACCACCGGCGGCTGCGCTCACTGGTCAGCAAGGCGTTCACCGCCCGGCGGGTCGAAGAACTGCGCCCGCGCATCGAGGAGTTGACCGCCGGACTGCTCGACGATCTGGAGCGCGCGGCCCGGGACGGCGGGGGAGTCGCCGACCTGCGCGCGCACTTCGCGCTGCCGCTGCCGATGGGCGTCATCGGCGAACTGCTGGGCGTGGACGCCGAGTTCCGTGACCGTCTCCACCACCTCTCCAACCAGGTCGTCGCCACCGACATCGGCCCCGAGCGGGCCCTCGCCGCCAACCGGGAACTGGTGGCCGTGCTGGGAGCGGTCGTCGAGGCCAGGACCGAGCGGCCGGGCGACGACCTCACCAGCGCGCTGATCACCGCCCGCGACGAGGACGGCGACCGGCTCAGCCACGAGGAACTCCTCGGCACCCTGGTGCTGATGAGCATCGCCGGGCACGAGACCACGCTGAACCTCATCACCAACGCCGTGCGCGCCCTGTGCGGCCACCGCGATCAGCTGGAGCGGGTCGTGCGGGGCGGGGCGAGCTGGGCCGACGTCGTCGAGGAGACACTGCGCTGGGACGCGCCGGTCAGCTATTTCCCCTTCCGCTACCCGGTCGACGACCTGACCGTCGACGGCACCGTGATACCCCGGGGCACACCCGTCCTCGCGGGCTACTCGGCCGCGGGCCGCGACCCGGCCGCGCACGGCCCGGACGCCGATCTCTTCGACGTCACCAGGCCCGCAAGGCCCGGCGCCGCCCGGCAGCTGTCCCTCGGCCACGGCGCCCACTACTGCCTGGGCGCCCCACTGGCCCGTATGGAGTCCGCCATCGCCCTGGAACGCCTGTTCACGCGCTTCCCCGACCTCGACCTCGCCGTCCCCGAAGCGGACCTCGCCCGCCACTCCAGCTTCGTGGGCAACAGCGTCCGGGCACTCCCCGTACAGGTGTCACCACCGACGTCACCACAGGTGTGA
- a CDS encoding YciI family protein, with product MKYVMFICTPVGGEELSPEEIAEDPRFTSYIDRVRGSGVVKGGARLRPAADATTVRVQGDEVLLSDGPFAETKEYIAGFDIIEVADLDEAIALASRHPAALGGGSVEVRPVWE from the coding sequence ATGAAGTACGTGATGTTCATCTGCACGCCCGTCGGCGGCGAGGAGCTGAGCCCCGAGGAGATCGCCGAGGACCCCCGCTTCACCTCGTACATCGACCGGGTGCGCGGCAGCGGGGTCGTGAAGGGCGGCGCGCGGCTGCGGCCGGCCGCCGACGCCACCACCGTTCGCGTCCAGGGTGACGAAGTGCTGCTCAGCGACGGCCCGTTCGCGGAGACCAAGGAGTACATCGCGGGCTTCGACATCATCGAGGTCGCCGACCTCGACGAGGCCATCGCGCTCGCCTCCCGCCATCCGGCCGCGCTGGGCGGCGGATCGGTGGAGGTACGGCCGGTCTGGGAATGA
- a CDS encoding alpha-amylase family glycosyl hydrolase: MSSFRPAPAWLADAVFYQIYPQSFADSNGDGIGDFDGIAERLDHLAWLGVNTVWLNPCFASPFGDAGYDVSDYLNVAPRYGSNDDLAKLVDAAGRRGIRVLLDLVAGHTSDRHPWFTASANDPGDHRYIWAPEGSPDGFVASPGSRPGSYLPNFFAFQPALNFGYARLSPAEPWRQPVDAEGPRANRAALRTIMDHWLGLGLSGFRVDMAASLVKDDPDKAETSGIWTELRHWLDRSHPEAVILSEWGEPEVSVPAGFHTDFFLQFGGPSDGLALRSLWSNGSGTVNVDWDPLDCFFDPSGKGSPRPFVEAWQQASTALGDSGFISLPTANHDFSRLNCGPRSAEQLPVAFVFQLTWPTLPAIYYGDEIGMRYIPDLPDTEGSVLGPRYNRAGSRTPMQWDDGPNAGFSTSEHPYLPVDPAPDRPTVAAQRADDTSLLHLVRRLIALRTSAPELGPGGSVEVVHAGYPFVHVRGGRYLVVVNPREERTSCPLGDFRPGRAVEASGVVADGGTVTAEAFGYGIFELNR, from the coding sequence ATGAGCTCCTTCCGTCCCGCACCCGCCTGGCTGGCCGACGCGGTCTTCTACCAGATCTACCCGCAGTCGTTCGCGGACTCGAACGGCGACGGGATCGGCGACTTCGACGGCATCGCCGAGCGGCTGGACCATCTGGCCTGGCTCGGGGTGAACACCGTCTGGCTGAACCCGTGCTTCGCCTCGCCGTTCGGGGACGCCGGGTACGACGTCTCCGACTATCTGAACGTGGCCCCGCGCTACGGCTCGAACGACGACCTCGCCAAGCTCGTCGACGCGGCGGGCCGCCGCGGGATCCGCGTACTCCTCGATCTGGTCGCGGGACACACCTCGGACCGGCACCCGTGGTTCACGGCGTCGGCGAACGACCCCGGGGACCACCGCTACATCTGGGCGCCGGAGGGCAGTCCGGACGGTTTCGTGGCCTCGCCCGGCAGCCGGCCGGGGTCGTACCTGCCGAACTTCTTCGCCTTCCAGCCCGCCCTCAACTTCGGTTACGCCCGGCTGAGTCCGGCCGAGCCCTGGCGTCAGCCGGTGGACGCGGAGGGTCCGCGCGCCAACCGTGCGGCACTGCGCACGATCATGGACCACTGGCTGGGCCTCGGTCTGTCGGGCTTCCGCGTCGACATGGCCGCCTCTCTCGTCAAGGACGACCCGGACAAGGCGGAGACGAGCGGGATCTGGACGGAGCTGCGCCACTGGCTGGACCGTTCGCACCCGGAGGCGGTGATCCTCTCGGAGTGGGGCGAGCCGGAGGTGTCCGTCCCGGCGGGGTTCCACACGGACTTCTTCCTCCAGTTCGGCGGCCCCTCGGACGGCCTGGCGCTGCGTTCGCTGTGGAGCAACGGCTCCGGGACCGTGAACGTGGACTGGGATCCGCTCGACTGCTTCTTCGACCCGAGCGGCAAGGGCTCGCCGCGCCCCTTCGTGGAGGCCTGGCAACAGGCGTCCACGGCTCTCGGTGACAGTGGCTTCATCTCGCTGCCGACCGCCAACCACGACTTCTCGCGCCTCAACTGCGGTCCGCGTTCGGCCGAGCAGCTCCCGGTCGCCTTCGTGTTCCAGCTGACCTGGCCCACCCTGCCCGCCATCTACTACGGCGACGAGATCGGCATGCGCTACATCCCGGACCTGCCCGACACCGAGGGCAGTGTGCTCGGCCCCCGCTACAACCGCGCCGGCTCCCGTACGCCGATGCAGTGGGACGACGGCCCGAACGCCGGTTTCTCGACGTCCGAGCACCCCTATCTCCCGGTCGACCCGGCCCCCGACCGCCCCACGGTCGCCGCCCAGCGCGCCGACGACACGTCCCTCCTGCATCTCGTACGCCGGCTCATCGCCCTGCGCACCTCGGCCCCCGAACTCGGGCCGGGCGGTTCGGTGGAGGTCGTGCACGCGGGCTACCCCTTCGTGCACGTACGCGGCGGGAGGTATCTCGTCGTCGTCAACCCCCGTGAGGAACGCACGAGTTGCCCTCTCGGGGACTTCCGGCCCGGCCGGGCCGTCGAGGCGTCCGGTGTCGTCGCCGACGGCGGCACGGTCACCGCGGAGGCGTTCGGGTACGGGATCTTCGAGCTGAACCGGTAG
- the rho gene encoding transcription termination factor Rho, protein MTTTLERPPTPVTQEQATGVLDITSNGQGHLRAENLLPGASDLQVSSALIRRHGLRKGDRVEGPRGRQRALTEIERVNGRPADETRGRPHFRDLTPLHPRERLRLEHPAGGLTTRLVDLVAPIGKGQRGLIVAPPKTGKTVLLQQLAAAVAGNHPEAHLMVVLLDERPEEVTDMRRSVRGEVFASTFDQSPKQHIALAELAVERAKRLVEAGQDVVILLDSLTRLCRAHNNAAASGGRTLSGGVDAASLQGPKRLFGAARLAEEGGSLTIIATALVDTGSRADDYYFEELKSTGNMELRLDRTLASRRVFPAVDITPSGTRREELLVPAGELTAVRGLRRALHSRGDGQAGLETLLDRMRQTPNNATFLRQVQQTVPGSQ, encoded by the coding sequence ATGACCACCACACTCGAACGCCCGCCCACTCCCGTCACACAGGAGCAGGCCACCGGCGTACTCGACATCACCTCGAACGGGCAGGGCCACCTGCGCGCCGAGAACCTGCTCCCCGGAGCATCCGACCTTCAGGTCTCCTCCGCCCTGATCCGCCGTCACGGCCTGCGCAAGGGCGACCGCGTCGAAGGACCGCGCGGCCGGCAGCGCGCCCTCACCGAGATCGAACGGGTCAACGGCCGGCCCGCCGACGAGACGCGCGGCCGTCCGCACTTCCGTGACCTGACCCCGCTGCACCCGCGTGAGCGGCTGCGGCTCGAACACCCCGCGGGCGGTCTGACCACCCGCCTCGTCGACCTGGTGGCGCCGATCGGCAAGGGCCAGCGCGGCCTGATCGTCGCCCCGCCCAAGACCGGCAAGACCGTGCTGCTCCAGCAGCTGGCCGCCGCCGTCGCCGGGAACCACCCCGAGGCCCACCTGATGGTGGTGCTCCTCGACGAACGCCCCGAGGAGGTGACCGACATGCGCCGGTCCGTTCGCGGTGAGGTGTTCGCCTCCACCTTCGACCAGAGCCCCAAGCAGCACATCGCGCTCGCCGAGCTGGCCGTCGAGCGTGCCAAGCGGCTCGTCGAGGCGGGCCAGGACGTCGTGATCCTCCTCGACTCGCTCACCCGGCTGTGCCGGGCCCACAACAACGCGGCCGCATCGGGTGGCCGCACCCTCAGCGGCGGTGTGGACGCGGCGTCGCTGCAGGGGCCCAAGCGGCTCTTCGGCGCCGCGCGCCTCGCCGAGGAGGGCGGCTCGCTCACCATCATCGCCACGGCTCTTGTGGACACCGGCTCGCGTGCCGACGACTACTACTTCGAGGAGCTCAAGAGCACCGGCAACATGGAGCTGCGACTGGACCGCACCCTCGCGTCCCGCCGCGTCTTCCCCGCCGTCGACATCACCCCTTCCGGCACCCGCCGCGAGGAACTGCTCGTCCCGGCAGGCGAATTGACGGCCGTACGGGGCCTGCGACGCGCCCTGCACTCCCGTGGTGACGGCCAGGCCGGCCTGGAGACCCTGCTGGACCGGATGCGGCAGACCCCGAACAACGCGACCTTCCTCAGGCAGGTCCAGCAGACGGTGCCGGGCAGCCAGTAA
- the kdpA gene encoding potassium-transporting ATPase subunit KdpA: MSPVLAGILQLLALIAALALVHRPLGDHMARVYSSDRHLRVEKWIYKGIGADPDTGMRWPAYLRGVLAFSAAGVLFLYLLQRLQGVLPGSLGFSSIDPDQAFNTAVSFVTNTNWQSYYGEQAMGHVVQTAGLAVQNFVSAAVGIAVAVALVRGFARSRDGDLGNFWADLVRGVVRILIPLSVVAAIVLVACGVIQNFSGIHEVGQFSGGSQQWNGGAVASQEAIKELGTNGGGYFNANSAHPFENPTPFSNLFEIFLLLVVPFSLTRTFGRMVGSLKQGYAILATMATIWVGFVALMMWTEFAHHGPAFDLAGGALEGKETRFGVGASSIFAVSTTLTSTGAVDSFHSSFTGLGGGITMLGMQLGEIAPGGTGSGLYGMLIMAIIAVFIAGLMVGRTPEYLGKKIGTREIKFAALYILITPAVVLVFTAAAMALPTPGNSMTNSGAHGFSEILYAYTSAANNNGSAFAGLNADTQWFNSTLGLAMLLGRFLPMVFVLALAGSLAGQKPVPETAGTLRTDKPLFTGLLVGAILVITGLTYFPALALGPLAEGLAS, translated from the coding sequence ATGAGCCCCGTACTCGCCGGCATTCTCCAGTTGCTGGCACTCATAGCGGCGCTGGCACTCGTCCACCGCCCCCTCGGTGACCACATGGCCCGGGTCTACTCCTCGGACAGGCATCTGCGTGTCGAGAAGTGGATCTACAAGGGCATCGGCGCCGACCCGGACACCGGGATGCGCTGGCCCGCGTACCTGCGCGGAGTCCTCGCCTTCTCCGCCGCCGGTGTGCTTTTCCTGTACCTGCTGCAGCGTCTGCAGGGGGTCCTGCCCGGTTCGCTGGGCTTCTCCTCGATCGACCCGGACCAGGCGTTCAACACCGCCGTCTCCTTCGTCACGAACACCAACTGGCAGTCTTACTACGGCGAACAGGCCATGGGCCACGTCGTGCAGACCGCCGGTCTGGCCGTCCAGAACTTCGTCTCCGCGGCCGTCGGTATCGCGGTCGCCGTCGCTCTCGTACGAGGCTTCGCGCGCTCCCGTGACGGTGACCTGGGCAACTTCTGGGCGGACCTCGTCCGCGGAGTCGTCCGCATCCTGATACCGCTGTCCGTGGTCGCCGCGATCGTCCTGGTCGCCTGCGGAGTGATCCAGAACTTCTCCGGCATCCACGAGGTCGGACAGTTCTCGGGCGGCTCGCAGCAGTGGAACGGCGGCGCGGTCGCCTCCCAGGAGGCCATCAAGGAACTCGGCACCAACGGCGGCGGCTACTTCAACGCCAACAGCGCCCACCCCTTCGAGAACCCCACCCCCTTCTCGAACCTCTTCGAGATCTTCCTGCTCCTGGTCGTCCCCTTCTCGCTCACGCGGACCTTCGGCCGGATGGTCGGCAGCCTGAAGCAGGGCTACGCGATCCTCGCCACCATGGCCACCATCTGGGTCGGCTTCGTCGCCCTGATGATGTGGACCGAGTTCGCCCACCACGGCCCGGCCTTCGACCTCGCGGGCGGCGCGCTGGAGGGCAAGGAGACCCGCTTCGGCGTCGGCGCCTCGTCGATCTTCGCGGTGTCCACGACCCTGACCTCGACCGGCGCCGTGGACTCCTTCCACTCCTCGTTCACGGGACTGGGCGGCGGCATCACCATGCTGGGCATGCAACTCGGCGAGATCGCGCCCGGTGGCACCGGCTCCGGCCTCTACGGGATGCTGATCATGGCGATCATCGCGGTGTTCATCGCCGGTCTGATGGTCGGCCGCACCCCCGAGTACCTGGGCAAGAAGATCGGCACCCGCGAGATCAAGTTCGCGGCCCTGTACATCCTCATCACCCCGGCCGTGGTGCTCGTGTTCACCGCCGCCGCCATGGCCCTGCCGACCCCGGGCAACTCGATGACGAACAGCGGGGCGCACGGCTTCTCCGAGATCCTGTACGCCTACACGTCCGCGGCCAACAACAACGGCTCGGCCTTCGCCGGTCTGAACGCGGACACCCAGTGGTTCAACAGCACCCTGGGGCTGGCCATGCTGCTCGGCCGGTTCCTGCCCATGGTGTTCGTCCTCGCGCTGGCCGGCTCGCTCGCCGGGCAGAAGCCCGTGCCCGAGACCGCGGGCACCCTGCGCACCGACAAACCGCTGTTCACCGGGCTGCTGGTCGGCGCGATCCTCGTCATCACCGGTCTGACGTACTTCCCGGCGCTCGCGCTGGGCCCGCTCGCCGAGGGGCTGGCGTCATGA
- a CDS encoding class I SAM-dependent methyltransferase, which translates to MFTPEGPTFRELTVQALSSVEHGYDLLAPKFDHTPFRTPDSFLRSVSRALTGLGPFGSGLDLCCGTGAGMDVLGTVCRERVTGVDISAGMLAVARRRERPGGPPAAWVRGDARALPFGPVFDLVVSFGAFGHFLPRELPGLFAQVHSVLRPGGRFAFPIVAPARPGSRGHLAMLGFDAVMKVRNAVWRPPFVMYYREFRLGDVRRELARAGFTAELHALPEFGRRSDGSPRCRMVLATRPGPAV; encoded by the coding sequence ATGTTCACCCCGGAAGGTCCCACGTTCCGCGAGCTCACCGTGCAGGCGCTGTCGTCCGTCGAGCACGGCTACGACCTGCTCGCACCGAAGTTCGACCACACCCCGTTCCGTACGCCGGACTCGTTCCTGCGGTCCGTCTCGCGGGCTCTGACGGGCCTCGGGCCGTTCGGGAGCGGGCTCGACCTGTGCTGCGGCACCGGCGCGGGCATGGACGTGCTGGGAACGGTGTGCCGGGAGCGCGTCACCGGCGTCGACATCAGCGCGGGCATGCTCGCCGTGGCGAGGCGCCGGGAGAGGCCGGGCGGGCCGCCCGCCGCCTGGGTGCGCGGCGACGCCCGTGCGCTGCCGTTCGGCCCGGTCTTCGACCTGGTGGTGAGCTTCGGGGCGTTCGGGCACTTCCTGCCCCGCGAGCTGCCGGGCCTGTTCGCGCAGGTCCACTCGGTGCTGCGGCCCGGCGGGCGGTTCGCCTTCCCGATCGTGGCACCGGCCCGCCCCGGCTCGCGCGGCCACCTGGCCATGCTCGGTTTCGACGCGGTGATGAAGGTGCGGAACGCGGTGTGGCGTCCCCCGTTCGTCATGTACTACCGGGAGTTCCGGCTCGGTGACGTGCGGCGGGAACTGGCCCGCGCCGGCTTCACGGCCGAGCTGCACGCCCTCCCCGAGTTCGGTCGCAGGAGCGACGGCAGCCCGCGCTGCCGCATGGTGCTGGCCACGAGGCCCGGACCAGCGGTTTAA